The DNA segment TACCCACCAACGCAGCCGGACGCAGGTGGTCGATACCCACCCGGCCCAGCACCAGACTCGGGGCGCTATCCGCCGCCTGAATCTGGGCGCTATCCACCACCGGACTCTGGGCGTTATCCACCGCCCGTTCAGCGTCCGGACTCGCGCTACCCGGTAATGGCACCGCCAGCTACACGCTACCCACCACCCCAGTACATGCCACACATGTACGGTTCGGCTGTGTATCCGGTAGTACCGTCGCGAGCTCCACCAAACCGTGGCTACGGACTGGACCCATATCCGGCACCTGCCGGTGCCCGCCCAATTGACAACAATCGCTATCCGCCCGCTCCGGACGCACGCTACCCGCTCGAACCGGTCGGTGCGCAGGGCCGCTATCCGACCTCGCCGAACGTGTCGCCATTCCACAAGTACATGACCGGACCAGGCCGTCCATCGGGTAAGTTGCCTGTTTTCACTACTATCTATGTTCTACACGTTTGCCACGCTAGCAGCACATCAAGAATGGTTACTGTAAGTCTGCAGAGGACATTGGATTTTCGCTAAGATCCGCTTCTTTGTTCCTTCAGCAGGTTACGATCCTTACATGGGTGGGTATGAACCGCAGCGTGGATACGTGGACGATCGGTACGGTGGTTACTACCCAAGTGGGGGCGGTCGCTTACCACCCCCTCTACCACCACCAATGCCAGCGTTTCCCGATCGTGATCGAGGCTATCGGCGTCCGGCCGTCGGCATGGCACCGGACGGCGGTGGCTATCCGTTCGAAATTCCGTACGGCCCCTCAGGCACCGGGTACGATAACACACTCGGCGGTGGCGACGGTTTCGGTGGCTACGGACCACAGCGACCGTACGAAACGCGCTGCGACAACACGGATACGTTCAAGCAGGTCGCCGCCAAGCGCAAGATGCGCAAGCAGTACATCCGGCGCGTGATCAACGCACCATCCCTCGGCATCTGCCAGCAGGAGTGTGCAGGCGCACGGGACTTTATGTGCCGGAGCTTCAACTATCGCGACAGTGCACCGTACGAAACGGAGGGCAACTGCGAGCTGAGCGATCGGGACTCGCGCGACCTGGAGGTGCCGAGCACGCAGATGTTCGAGAGCGACAGTGCGGACTATTACGAGCGGACGCCGGGCCGAGGCGGACCGCACGACGAGTGTTTGGACGGTAAGGCACACAGCGGTAGATAGATCAGGAATaaattgtggatttttttggaATTGAATATTTTGTAATGCATTGTTTTTGGGGGGTTTTGCGCTTGGTACACCAGTCGGACAGGTTTGTAACGAGGACGGTATGGAGTTTACGCTGCGCACGCCGGAAGGCTTTGTCGGGCGGATCTACGCGTACGGGTTCTACGATCGATGCTTCTTCCGCGGTAACGGTGGCACGGTGAACGTGCTGAGAATTAGTGGACCTCAAGGATATCCCGAGTGTGGAACGCAACGGGTAGGATGATGTTCTTGTGTTACTGATCTTGTGCTTGAACTAGTTGGGACGTGGTTTTTAtcgtttcccgttttttttgcagtacGGTGACACGATGACTAATATCATAGTGGTACAGTTCTCGGACAATGTGCAGACGGGACGAGACAAACGCTTCAACCTGACGTGTATGTTCCGTGGTCCTGGGGAAGCAGTCGTTACCTCGGGCTACATTGGGGCTGGGTAAGTAATCATCTTCTAGCCTGAAGGTGTCTAAACTGTTACAAAACTCTTGCATGCGTATGTTCCTGCATGTTACTGCCATCTTCTTGCATGAACCTCAAAGTAACTAGCAACTAGACTAGCTACTAACACCGAATCTGTGTACCGAAACATAAAGACCCTTTGCTCCCATCATGTTGTGGTGCGTGCTGTGGATGTGATCGATCGTAAAAAGTGATGCAACGCTGATCCTCACCCCAACAACCCCACGAACATGATGCGCCGAGACAAAGAACGACTGTTGCAATGCTTCTCAAGCGTAGCTTTCAATCGATTGACAGATCCGGTAGTCCGATCCCGATCGAGTACCTGCCGGCAGAGAACTCGATGAGCAACAAGGTGCGGCTGATGATACTGTACCAGGGCCGTCCGACGACCACGATCGCCGTCGGCGATCCGCTCACGTTCCGACTTGAGTCCCAGGATGGCTACAGTCACGCAACGGACATCTTCGCCACGAACGTGGTCGCGCGCGATCCGTACTCGGGCCGTAGCGTACAACTGATCGATAATTATGGGTAAGTGGGTTGATTCTTTTTGCAGATTGGCGTGAGTTGACATTATGATTTTTTCTACTGTTCCTTAGCTGTCCAGTTGATAGTTTGGTGTTCCCCGAACTGGGACGATCACGCGACAATGATGCACTGGAGGCACGGTTTAACGCGTTCAAGATACCGGAATCGAACTTCCTCGTGTTTGAGGCTACTGTGCGTACGTGCCGTGGAGGATGTCAGCCGGTAAGTGCTTAATACCAAAGTTCTAGTGGTTGGAGTATCAATTCAGTAGTGTGCGTTAGGTAAGATGGAAGGAATCGCAATGATTTTAAACGCAATTGCGTcccaataaaacatttttatcacattttatTCCTTCAATTCAATCCTATGATTTaactcactctctttctcttcatcTAGGCATACTGTCCAGGACCAAGTGGCCGTTCGGAACCTTCGTTTGGTCGTCGGAAACGATCGCTCGAAAATGGGACGGAAACGATCGGTACAGCCGAGCCGCTGGTAGCCGCCAACCCGGACCCAGcagacgacgatgacgacgaagTGTCTATCGTGAACGGTACGATGGTGAACGAAAACGCAACCAGCGCCAAGGCACGGGACGCCAGCGGTGATACGATAACGGCCGAAGCGGACACAACCAGCCCGACCGAAATGCCCGAGCAAGTGCGCGAAATGATTGAGGTATTTCCGGGGCAGGGCAACAACGCTACGCACAAGTTTGACGGTTCAAGCAATAATTCAAAGTCTCGCTACTTCCGTCCGCTGCAGGTGTTCCAGTCGCGGGAAGAGATGCAACAGGATACGGTCGCCCGCAAGATGGTCGCACCGATCGAGTCGGTCTGTTTGACGCACGCCGAATACTACGGGCTGATCAGTGCGGTCATATTGCTGATCATACTGCTGATTAGCATCACGTTTGCGGCTGGCATTGTGTATCGTAGCTACTGGAAGGTGTTCATCAAGAACCGGACGCTCGACCGTAGCTCACCGGTCAATTCGTTCAGTCCTTCTGCACTCCACAACGCGGGAGGAAGTCAGTTTGAAGCGTCCGGACGGGCGCATTCGACGGCAagccgaggaggaggagctggtACACCGCACGTGCGTACGCCGGGAGTGTCACTGTTTGGCAGTGGGCTGCAGAAAACGTTTGCTACCGGGTAGGTGATCGTGAGATGATCGTGTTTATTAGAATGATCGTATcattggaaaatgtttttctttctcacaCAGCAACCTGTCACGTATGTGTCAGATCCCGGTAATGAACCCACTGTCCCGGGCCGGTGCACCTAAAAGCGAATTTGATGACCCGAGTGAACCGATCTACACCGATCCGTCACTGTTTGAACGATCAAGGTAAGCATTGGCCGGggcaaattatttaaatcCCCACAATGATCTCAATCCATCTCTACCTTTCTTCTTCCAACTCTTTTCCTGTCAATCCCTTCTGATGTCTtcatctatctctctctctctctctctctctctttctttctttttggcacTATCATGCATTTGCAGAATATAACACCTTTGAACCTCCCAACCCCCATTTCAGATCACTGCGCAGCATAGCCGTCGACCAGACGGAAGATGCTAACAATGTCTGAACGATGTGGTAGGATGTGCTGTAACAATGGAACAGCGGAAACGAAttggaatgaaaaagaaaaggacaaCAAGCCCCATAGAGTTATACGATTTCTTTAATTAACGCACCCAAAACGAGAGCTAAGTGCGCATTAGATTTTCATTAGAGCGTTAGGAGTCTTCGATCATGCTGCAGATCACGCTGGTAGGGGTAAAACCGAACCGATGCGCATATTTATTTGATAGGACAATCGAACAGACACGCACTACACGCGTTGGACCACATACCCAAGTGAGATGGACGTTGGATCCTCTTCAATAGAATGCCTCCCGTTCCCTTCTCACCACCTGCCGGCTCATAGATAGGGTATAGCCAGCATAAGGTTAGCAATTAGGCCGAGTGATCACTTTCAACTCTCCGCTGCCGAGGTTGTTGGAGGAGTGCGCTAGAATTAGCATacaattaaacacaaacaaacacaaacacacacacagctaaaCCAAACTAAAGCTCATAACGTTAAGTACTGTGATTGAAGTGTAACGTACCGATTCGATCGCGATGATTGGACCAGGGAGTTGTTTCAAATTGCAGACACGCTAACAGAGAATAGTGGAAGAGTAGAGAGATGGAAGAAGTTAAGCATATaaaatacatacatacatatatatactTTTACAATCATAATAACTACTTTTACTACTCGTACTGGAGGGATACCGTATACCGTGGACACATTCTCTCAGCCGCCAGCCGCCGGGCAGCTTGCCCGTTTTGTATGATAGGGGGAACAGAGAGAATCGCGAGCTGTACACCGTTTTGCTGTTCTATATTTATTTGACTTTgagcaaaacgaaaaaggaTATAACTCTTTTTTCTGTACTTTTTCGCATACTTACTATCGCCCGCTTTTTACTTTCTCTATCGTAGTCTTAAGTGAACGAGTAAGCGGAACCATCTCACAAACGTGAAGTGGGTTCTTTCCGATCCCGGGGAGCTAATTAATCCCGCCCCAGGGAGTTACATACTTTAGCACCGTGTCTCTAACCGCTAGGCTTTTTATgaagaaaaattaataaataagcaaatcatAACTTTGAACTTGTTGACGTTTTTTCTTtagtttcaatttttgtttgtagaGAATGAATCAAGAATGCATTAAAATCGATTCTCCAAAAGGTGAAAGATATCACGATCAACGAACTGAAAGAACGTGCAGTCGCAGTGTGTACGTGCAGGCAGAGCGTTCTTCGCTGGCTGTGTGCTGGAAAAGCGTGACAATTTTCCAACCTCCTCCCCTTTTCATGCACGACATAACATGTGGCCAAAAGTgtgagacaaacaaaaaacaaaagtgatGTGATCAAGTCACAACATACGCCTCGAGCGCGGGTGAGTTATGCCTTTTCGGAAAAGTGCAACCACAACCGACAACCAGTCACGGTCGGACGTTCGCTTCTTGTGGAgccgttttttgtgttgattgAAATTGTCCACTTTTTGCTGTGATTATACAATTAGCTGCAATGTTCGGGGTGAGAAGTGTTTGTTTGCTCGGGCTGTTAGTTGGTTGTGCGAAAATGGTTGGAGCAACGACGGTCGTGCCTCCGACCAACGAAACTGGAGTGTGTGAAGAGGTAAAGATGTTAATAGAATGTAAAAATTGGGTTAGAATATAATATCTATCTCTTACTCCCACAGACCATCTGCTCGAAGTTGGAGTATTACGATAAGCTGAAGCAAAAGTGTCGTGACTTTCCCGGTGGAGGGTTTCTTGTCATTATGGATCATGTGAGTTGAGACAGCACTTTACAGCTTAAGTTGATCCTTCAAATGTTATTTCCTTCTATTCTCTTTTGCATTAAAGTCCACTAAATGTGCCAACGGAGACAGTGGTTTGCACACTTTTAGCCGGCGAGACTTTTACTACGTATGCCACCCGGATGGGGTAATGATCGGGGTCTGCCCGGACAATACGGTAAGATCAGTTGCAAAAGGATGCCCATTGGATCGAACGAACGCTACCAATAAGCTAAATACTTGCAGGTTTTCAGTGACACAGAAAAACGCTGCATTGGGGAGACGCTGAATCAACCGAACACGATCAAGGTGCACGATGAGTCACAGAACTGTAACATCATCGTGCCGGATTGTAGCGGTGTGGGTAAGAACAGCattgtgtttgatttaattaaagGCGAATGCATTAAAATGTGTTAACTTTTTTCAGGACTTTTCCCCATACCTTCCAACTGTTCGTTCTACTTCAAATGTCAGGAGTACAACTACAACTTCCACCAGTACGTCTATCAATGCCCGCCGGGGACGTTTTTCCATCCTGATCTACAAAAGTGCTCTTCCACGAATAAGTGCTATGAAGCTCAGGTAAACAGGAGTACCTTATATTAAAATCCCATAAAATACGCCTAGTACTCTGATCTTTTGATACTAGGAGGAGATCCTGCACAACTTCAGCAAAGAGTATTTCCCCGAGTGTCTCATTTATGGTCAGTTCCGTACGGCGAAGGATTGCACGCTGTACTATCGCTGTGTTCCGAACATTGACGGTTCCTTCTACCAGATTCGCTACGAGTAAGTGGCTGTGCTGGGCTAGAATGAATACAGTTTCTTATTAAAGCTTATTTTAAATCCCTCCAGATGTCCCTACAAGATGAGCTACAACATTGAGAAGGAACTTTGTGTCCCCGAACATCTGCAGTGCTGCGAGTACATTCCGCACGAAAGAATAATAGAGCAGTATAAGGTGCAGCATAGCATTGACTCCACTACACTGCTCCCCCAACCGACGACTGTGATCAGTGCAATCAACACGAAGATCACTTCCAGCATTCCAATGTACTACGACACGACACAACCACTCCCGTTGGACGATGCTCTGTCGCTGGTTCGAGAGACAAGTGCAAGCTATGCCACCACGACCACACAAGCAGTATCAGATGAGGACGCAGTGATCATGAATGTGACTCCCGACTATGATGATTATGCGTATGAATTGGATGACAATGATACTTCACAAGCACCTTATGCTTCAGAAGAACCAGCAGAGCAGATTTATTCTACACCTGCTTATAGTGAAGAGGCTCTAACTACCATTGAAGAGTATGCTCATGAGTCGAGTATAGAACCGGGATCATATACTTCCGATAGTGATACTGCCCCAATGTCATCAGACAAGCCACGATCAACGTCACATCCCGGTTACGATTTCTTGGAATGGGACGATGATGCTTGGGACATTCCCGACCGAGTTAGAGCTACTCAAACTCCACCAACGACGACTCTATATGATGAAGAGATAACGAACTACGATGGAACTGAATCGAATGTTGATGCGTACAGTACTGAAGGTATCACTGACTCTCCTGACCATTATCCCACGAGTGAACCGTACGTGAATCCGGCTTCATTAGCCCCATATGATGGATTGGAAAGTGAAATGCTTTCTTACGGCACAGGAGTGAATCAAAAAGAGGAAAGCTCCTATGTGACGACTTCTCCGGAGCTTGAGGAAACTGTGAGCGAATATTACACCAATCAAAGCGCCACCGCAGAGCAAACATACGATTCACAAACAGAAGCAGCAGACAGGTATACAGAAGAAGCAATATCTCCAATGAATACTGAGCCGGCTATAGAAATAAACTGCACCAATGATAAGGATGGAGAAATTGTGTGCAATGGCCAGAAGCTAAGCGTAAACGGATACCTGGAGCTGCTGGGATATGCTTTGCAGCTAACAAAGTGGCAAGACTTGCCGGATGAGCCAACAACAGCGCTGAAACCGAATTTAAAGTTTCATCTGACGTTGGAGTATCCTTGTAATTATATATTTAAGGCGCAAGCGATTGATTATCGAACGTCCTATAGCTATGAGTTAACATCTTCTGCAGCGACAGAACCAACAACGGAAGAAATGAGAACatcaaataatgaataatgataaaataataCGCATTCATCAAATACCTGACTTATTTATGCTCGATTTAagtacattaaattaaaaaagtaCAACCGATATGTAacggaaataaaataaaacgtattttcatttgaaaaataaGAACTTCGCCTCAAATGTAGTTTAAAGAAAATTTGCCAACGCTATTTTTTGTCAAGCAAATCTTCGCTCCATCGCAGCGTGCCGTGTCAATTGCCCCGTTTTcagaattgttttgtttcgcgaAAGCAAACGGTTCGCTTTACTGGATTTTTTACCGAAATGGAGCAAAAATTAAAGCTGTAAGTTGTGTGGAATATCTTTGCAAAGATGCTGCGAGACTTTCGATTTTATATGTGCACTCTTTGTAGGTTAGTTTGCGGCGACGTACGGGGAAAGCTGAAATCGTTTTTCGCGCGCATtgaaaacgtaaacaaaaagAGCGGCCCGTTCGATTTGGTGCTGTGTGTTGGTGACTTTTTCGGCACCAACCCTGAGGTGGAGGTGTTGCAAGAGTAcaaaagaaatataaaaacagGTAGGCAACGTTGTAAATACCACcaatcgattttttgttgtttaccaTTGCTACTCTTTGCAGTTGCAGCGCCAGTTTACATACTTGGCCCGACACGCAAGGAGCTTGCTCAGTATTATGCCGACACCCAGGATGGTGATATCTGTACAAATCTAAGCTATCTGGGCAAGCGTGGCGTTTACACCACTTCCGGTGGGCTTAAAATCGCTTACCTCAGCGGAAATGCACAGGAAACCGGCAGCAATGAGTGGACGTACAGCAAAGCCGACGCCATCGCGGTCCGTGACTCGTGTTTGGCGAGCAAGGCCAACATGGGAGATTTCAGGGGCATCGATATACTGCTCACATCGCAGTGGCCTTTTGGTATGCAGGAGAAGGTGAAGGAAAGCTGCAAGCTGGTCTCCTGGCTGGCAAATGCCGTTAAACCGCGGTATCATTTCTGTGGCATGAATGACGAGTTTTACGAATCTCCACCGTACCGGTAAGTGGAAGGAAGGTTGATTTTAAAAATGCTTGGAACAAGTTTTTGATTACGGTTTCCATTTTAGCAACCTTCCGgacaaaaacactcaaatgGAGCTGGCAACCCGATTTGTCGGGCTGGCGTCTTTCGGCAATCcggaaaagaagaagcacaTTTACGCCCTGAGCATAACGCCGGTCGAGAAGATGCGCGTGCTGGAGCTGATACAGAAAACGACGGATGAAATTCCATCCCCCTACCAAAACCTGTCCCTGCTGACGGAAAGCGGCACTACCAACACGGAGGAAAAACGCGACGATCAGTACTTCTACGACATGAGCACGCCGGACGACAATCGACGGAACAAACGGCGCAGCAACGATCccaaccagcaccagcagaaCAATCAGAAGCGCGGCCGACCGACGTTCGATCAGGAAACGTGTTGGTTCTGCCTGTCGGCGGGCAGCATCGAGAAGCATTTGATCATATCGGTCGGTGACCATTTCTATCTCGCCCTGGCGAAAGGCCCCATCACCGAAACGCACATCCTGATACTGTCCATCACGCACATCCAGTGCGCTGCGTTGCTCTCGGAACCGCAGTGGGCCGAGCTGGTACGGTTCAAGCAAGCGTTGGTCCAGTTTTACGCAGATCGGGACCAGAAGGTGTTCTTTTACGAGCGCAACTTTAAGACGGGCCATCTCCAGATCAACGCCATCGGCATCGACGACAACGTGGCGTGGAAGATACAGCACGTGCTGGAGGACAAGGGCGAGGAGTACAGTGTGCAGCTGGAGAAGGTACCGAAGCTAACGGCGCCGAGTGATCTGCCGGAAAGGGGACCGTACTTTGTGGCGGAACTGCCGGACGATACAGTGATGCTGACGCGCCAGATGAAAGGCTTCCCGCTGCACTTTGGGCGGGAAATTATCTGCGCGGACAATTTGCTTAACTGCGAGGAGAAGGCGGACTGGCGGCAGTGTAACTGCAccaaggaggaggaggacgagatGGTGAAAAACTTTCGGGAGAGCTTCAAACCGTACGATTTTACTGTTTGAAAGGGGGCAGTAGAGTGAAAGTTTAGAGTTACTCCGTTGCAATTGAATTTTCTACTTCAAGTAATGTACattattgcacacacacatgtacaatTATAATAAAACGAGAATTTTGACGAATACTGGAAGGAAATGCTTCaaaaagtgaatgaaaaatgtacgGCTGCACCTCCCGCACTACGAACTCAGCAAGCATGGCTTCCGCGATGCTTGCCTGATCTCACCTGGGTTATGCTGGGCGAGCATCAACCCCCATTTGTCAGGGGTGGGAaaaaagagatagagaaagagataaataTCCTCGTTTATCCGTGCCGGTTCGACTATCCGGACAACACGTCCAAACGCACTTTTCTCCCTTTCCCTTGTACCGTGGGTTATTCGTTGCCAAGATTTTACGCAGCTCCGTCGTGTCGCTGTGGTACACGCACCGGAGCAATTGATCGGGAAGGTAATACAcatagaagagagagagatagacaaaaaagcaaaaaaaaaggttcgtcATCTCTAGAAGGGAGTTCGAACGGGTGTGTGAGACAGCAGCGGCGGGGGCGGGAGGGAAATTCACGCGTGCGtactgtggtggtggtgcacaaCGGTGTGTGCACGGTTCGGCACGGTTCCAAAACGGTTCAGTTGGTCGCTGCCGTCGAGCATTTACCCAGTGCAAAATCGGTACGAGGGTTTCGTCGCGCTGACGcgtttttgtgctgctgctggtgctggtacCTCGAAGGTATCAAACGCATATtggtgtgtagtgtgtgtgtgtgtgtgtgtgtgtgtgtgtgagtgtggaaaGGGGATGAATTAAAAACACGGCGTGACAACTTTTGCaccaggtgtgtgtgtgctgtgcaggTGTGAATTTTTACTCCCCAAACCgtctcctcctccccccacAAATCGTGCCTTTTTCGAGCTATCACAGCACACCGAGAAAAAGATACACACCACCCCGGTGtacctgtgtgcgtgtgtgtgtgtatgacaaGTGTGTAACGAAGGGTGTGCAGAGAAGAAGGGTGAATGTTGTGCGTGAAATAGGGGTGACTGcatacacaccacaccacacggtGTGCAGCAAAGGAAACGAAAGAAGGAGGCACTTTTGAGGGAGAAAACGCGAAAAGgtgtgaagaaagaaaaacgaaaagaagaaaaaacacacaaattgtaTCGAAATCGTGCGTGTTATCCTGTCTGTGTGCGTCCTCTCTCTGTTCTAATGCGTGACTCATCGTCGTGGTTGCAGCAAATtgggcgcgcgtgtgtgtgtgtgtcagtgttgTTTCGGGGTggcttttttctcttctcatTCTCCCACCCCTTATTGTTGTGATGTTTTTGCGTGTGTTGCAGCACTGCTCATTCCGAAACCATTTCCGGTTTCTTCCTCACAAAGCCCACTCGACAGGGCTTTGATGGCGTTCTCCTTTTTGCCTTCGCAGTCGAGATGTTTCGATACAAAACCGCTCGCGACGCAGCACCCATTGAACCTTTTCCACAGGTAAAAGGTGAATTCACACCTTGCCAACATTGTCGCAAGAGCGCTTACCGTTTGCTCACAAGGAACTGAAAGCGGTGcaagttgttttctttctttccttttgccATTCAATTGCATGCTGAACAAGTGAAAGCAGCATCCTCATCCCGTGTGCCACCTTC comes from the Anopheles coluzzii chromosome 2, AcolN3, whole genome shotgun sequence genome and includes:
- the LOC120961456 gene encoding uncharacterized protein LOC120961456 yields the protein MVGATTVVPPTNETGVCEETICSKLEYYDKLKQKCRDFPGGGFLVIMDHSTKCANGDSGLHTFSRRDFYYVCHPDGVMIGVCPDNTVFSDTEKRCIGETLNQPNTIKVHDESQNCNIIVPDCSGVGLFPIPSNCSFYFKCQEYNYNFHQYVYQCPPGTFFHPDLQKCSSTNKCYEAQEEILHNFSKEYFPECLIYGQFRTAKDCTLYYRCVPNIDGSFYQIRYECPYKMSYNIEKELCVPEHLQCCEYIPHERIIEQYKVQHSIDSTTLLPQPTTVISAINTKITSSIPMYYDTTQPLPLDDALSLVRETSASYATTTTQAVSDEDAVIMNVTPDYDDYAYELDDNDTSQAPYASEEPAEQIYSTPAYSEEALTTIEEYAHESSIEPGSYTSDSDTAPMSSDKPRSTSHPGYDFLEWDDDAWDIPDRVRATQTPPTTTLYDEEITNYDGTESNVDAYSTEGITDSPDHYPTSEPYVNPASLAPYDGLESEMLSYGTGVNQKEESSYVTTSPELEETVSEYYTNQSATAEQTYDSQTEAADRYTEEAISPMNTEPAIEINCTNDKDGEIVCNGQKLSVNGYLELLGYALQLTKWQDLPDEPTTALKPNLKFHLTLEYPCNYIFKAQAIDYRTSYSYELTSSAATEPTTEEMRTSNNE
- the LOC120951909 gene encoding CWF19-like protein 1 homolog, with protein sequence MEQKLKLLVCGDVRGKLKSFFARIENVNKKSGPFDLVLCVGDFFGTNPEVEVLQEYKRNIKTVAAPVYILGPTRKELAQYYADTQDGDICTNLSYLGKRGVYTTSGGLKIAYLSGNAQETGSNEWTYSKADAIAVRDSCLASKANMGDFRGIDILLTSQWPFGMQEKVKESCKLVSWLANAVKPRYHFCGMNDEFYESPPYRNLPDKNTQMELATRFVGLASFGNPEKKKHIYALSITPVEKMRVLELIQKTTDEIPSPYQNLSLLTESGTTNTEEKRDDQYFYDMSTPDDNRRNKRRSNDPNQHQQNNQKRGRPTFDQETCWFCLSAGSIEKHLIISVGDHFYLALAKGPITETHILILSITHIQCAALLSEPQWAELVRFKQALVQFYADRDQKVFFYERNFKTGHLQINAIGIDDNVAWKIQHVLEDKGEEYSVQLEKVPKLTAPSDLPERGPYFVAELPDDTVMLTRQMKGFPLHFGREIICADNLLNCEEKADWRQCNCTKEEEDEMVKNFRESFKPYDFTV